A window of the Dyadobacter pollutisoli genome harbors these coding sequences:
- a CDS encoding cellulose binding domain-containing protein: MKTKVTAGEHPWIDSWNKLITDPQAQNTYTPAARANMGSSRQRADADAHAAYLNALRWYISGDSTYAECAVRICNAWSSTVNQVPTGTDIPGLSGIPIFDFGMAAELLRVYPGWAAADFDRFKNMMVTHFYPVAHNFLVNHNGSCISNYWSNWDIANIGAILTMGVLCDDRAKFDEAVDYFKNGAGMGSIMNAVPFVHPGNLGQWQESGRDQEHAQLAVGMLASVCEVAWNQGLDLYSYDNSRLLAGAEYVARTNLSLPVPYSAYNNCQNANQLWVSINGMGRLDDRPVWEMIYNHYVVRMGLNAPNVKAMAQLIRPEHGSADHFGYGTLAFTQNAAASPYPPSPVPSVPAGLTATASTGRVFLKWTVANDATTQGYNVLRSTASGGPYTSIASWTDNTYPQYTDGSVANGTTYYYTISANNQSGNSGNSAEASATPMGSGALPDGWARQDVGTVSADGSASYANVSEGTFVVSGSGSGIGGNSDSFGYTYGIVTGDFTMTARLSAVGGTLSKTGIVFRESLAPDAKALVMKLGDAGWRQAGFGTRSATGGSMTWVGGNDYTWVPAWFRIQRSGNTFTAYQSSDGVTWFTVGTSTVAMADSYYVGLASCSGSTTGALANSTFDNVTMAGGGSTTLAAPAGLTAQPGNTQVPLSWNAVSGAASYSVKRATVSGGPYVTVATGLTAVNYTDTGLSNGTTYYYVVVATNFAGESPNSLEVNVAPVLSLAPVPVGVTATSVSASQVNLSWTASLGAATYHVKRATVSGGPYTTIASPATAGYNDAGLTASTTYYYVITAVNAIGESANSVQVSAAPGQVAYWKFDETSGSTAADSWSGKTGTLASGATLAAGNVSNAVSLDGTAAGYVTFPAGLMSSINDFSVATWVKLDASANWARLFDFGSGTTNYMFLTPRNGANGTLRYAILAGSGEQVINSSSVIATGVWTHIAVTQSGTVGILYVNGVEVGRNANLTLKPSSLGNTSQNWIGKSQFADPLLAGKIDEFQIYNRALSASEVSSLVVLSTRPAAPAPLSVTAGNNQVTLNWTASTGATSYNVKRSTSLAGPYAVIASVTTTSYIDAGADNCVTYFYTVSAANNIGEGANTAPASLSFGSKLSGTLIGTSGSFGNVAATTKAAAIDGDPATFFDAPQASAWVGYDLGSNAPRAITRVRYAPRSAYAVRMVGGIFQGANAADFSDAVALFTISTAPVTGVLTDQMVSNSTPFRYVRYLAPATGYGNVAEIEFWGLDAQVPQIISATASQQIEFGTAFNYTIEATNRPDQFSATGLPDGLNVNACTGIITGTATVGGTFSIALSAGNAWGAAKDTLVLVIKQNQTITFNALTQKVLGDAGFALTATASSALPVSYTSSDTTVATIVNAQIYIRAAGTSTITASQAGNGTYSAAGPVTQLLTVLPFNLKVQYQNADVSQPANNVVKPYMKIVNEGPVAVAYNELTARYWFTAENYAVINTWIDYAQLGNSKVKMKYVPLDLPRNGAYGYIEYSFDASAGNLAVNGNSGPVQSRFANADWSILNEPDDYSYNAIATYQLNDHITLYRNGMLVYGTEPAAAAPVVALKVFSANKSTGVSANSISTYLKINNEGNVPVNYADVKVRYWFTKEGTASLNYFIDYAKLGNSNVSGQFVTLNPMLNGADTYLELGINPVVGTLYPAGSTGNIQYRIAKTDWSAFDHANDYSYKTEGDFVENNHIGVYYQGVLIYGTEPAAANGRLSAEIVAPESTAFQVTSLGNPVTDGQAVVEIQGAKGQSLQMTMIDMDGRELMKQDLEIKSNLERHSFKLYRQASGTYLLRIAGKEKAVTIKLIKQ, encoded by the coding sequence ATGAAAACCAAAGTAACCGCCGGTGAACACCCCTGGATCGACAGCTGGAATAAACTCATTACCGATCCTCAGGCCCAAAACACCTATACCCCGGCCGCGCGGGCCAATATGGGTTCCAGCCGTCAGAGGGCCGATGCTGATGCCCATGCAGCTTATCTCAATGCGCTTCGCTGGTATATTTCCGGTGATAGCACCTATGCCGAGTGTGCAGTAAGGATTTGTAATGCCTGGTCTTCGACGGTGAATCAGGTTCCTACTGGTACTGACATACCCGGCCTGAGCGGTATCCCCATCTTTGATTTTGGTATGGCAGCAGAATTGTTGCGCGTTTATCCCGGGTGGGCAGCGGCAGATTTTGACCGGTTTAAAAACATGATGGTAACTCATTTTTATCCCGTGGCCCATAACTTTCTGGTTAACCATAACGGGAGCTGCATCAGCAATTATTGGTCCAACTGGGACATTGCCAACATTGGCGCTATCCTTACCATGGGCGTACTTTGTGATGATCGGGCAAAATTCGACGAGGCGGTAGACTATTTTAAAAACGGCGCAGGAATGGGAAGCATTATGAATGCTGTTCCTTTTGTGCATCCGGGTAATCTGGGCCAATGGCAGGAAAGTGGCCGCGACCAGGAGCATGCCCAGCTGGCGGTCGGGATGCTTGCTTCCGTATGCGAGGTAGCCTGGAACCAGGGCCTCGACTTGTATAGCTATGATAACAGCCGCCTGTTGGCCGGAGCTGAATATGTGGCACGTACCAATTTGTCGTTACCCGTTCCTTATTCGGCATATAACAATTGCCAGAATGCGAATCAACTTTGGGTTTCTATCAATGGCATGGGCCGTTTGGATGATCGCCCGGTCTGGGAAATGATCTACAACCATTATGTGGTCCGTATGGGTTTAAATGCCCCTAATGTAAAGGCAATGGCCCAACTGATCAGGCCTGAACATGGGAGCGCTGATCATTTTGGGTATGGTACATTGGCGTTTACGCAAAACGCTGCTGCTTCGCCCTATCCTCCTTCGCCCGTTCCTTCTGTTCCCGCGGGCCTGACAGCGACGGCCAGTACCGGTCGGGTATTTTTGAAATGGACAGTTGCAAATGATGCCACAACCCAGGGTTATAACGTGCTGCGTTCCACCGCGAGCGGAGGGCCTTATACTTCCATTGCCTCGTGGACGGATAACACCTATCCGCAATATACAGACGGGAGCGTGGCCAATGGCACAACTTACTATTACACCATATCAGCCAATAATCAGTCGGGTAACAGTGGTAACTCGGCAGAAGCTAGTGCCACGCCGATGGGATCAGGAGCTCTGCCTGACGGATGGGCCAGGCAGGATGTAGGAACGGTTAGTGCAGATGGCAGCGCCAGTTATGCTAATGTCTCTGAAGGTACTTTCGTTGTCAGTGGTTCGGGATCCGGTATCGGCGGCAACTCCGATTCGTTTGGCTATACCTATGGAATAGTGACCGGTGATTTCACGATGACAGCAAGGTTGTCGGCTGTTGGTGGCACATTGAGTAAAACGGGGATTGTGTTTCGTGAATCACTTGCGCCGGATGCGAAGGCCTTGGTGATGAAGCTGGGCGATGCAGGATGGCGACAGGCCGGTTTTGGAACAAGATCTGCAACCGGAGGTTCTATGACATGGGTTGGGGGTAACGATTACACCTGGGTCCCGGCCTGGTTTAGAATACAACGCTCCGGGAATACTTTTACGGCCTATCAGTCTTCCGACGGGGTTACCTGGTTTACGGTCGGTACCAGCACCGTGGCGATGGCCGACTCCTATTATGTCGGACTGGCGTCATGTTCGGGGAGTACCACAGGAGCGCTTGCCAATTCTACATTTGATAATGTGACTATGGCAGGGGGAGGCAGCACTACGCTCGCAGCCCCGGCAGGCCTGACCGCTCAGCCAGGTAATACCCAAGTGCCCCTAAGCTGGAACGCTGTAAGCGGCGCTGCCAGTTATTCTGTAAAGCGTGCAACGGTTAGCGGCGGACCTTATGTAACGGTTGCTACTGGCCTCACTGCCGTGAATTACACTGACACCGGTCTGTCGAATGGGACCACCTATTATTATGTCGTTGTAGCTACGAATTTTGCGGGTGAAAGCCCTAACTCTTTGGAAGTTAATGTTGCGCCGGTACTTTCTCTGGCACCGGTTCCGGTTGGGGTAACGGCTACATCCGTATCTGCCAGCCAGGTTAATTTATCCTGGACGGCAAGCCTGGGCGCCGCTACATATCATGTAAAACGTGCAACAGTAAGCGGTGGACCTTATACTACCATTGCCAGTCCGGCCACTGCTGGTTACAACGATGCTGGATTGACTGCTTCGACGACCTATTATTATGTGATCACAGCCGTCAATGCCATAGGCGAGTCGGCCAACTCAGTACAGGTGAGCGCAGCACCCGGGCAGGTTGCCTATTGGAAGTTTGATGAAACAAGCGGCAGTACTGCGGCCGATTCCTGGAGTGGAAAAACAGGTACGCTGGCCTCAGGAGCAACTTTGGCAGCTGGTAATGTCAGCAATGCGGTGAGCCTGGATGGTACTGCTGCCGGATATGTTACGTTTCCTGCTGGCCTGATGAGCTCAATAAACGATTTTAGCGTCGCAACCTGGGTAAAATTGGATGCATCTGCGAACTGGGCACGTCTTTTTGATTTTGGTTCGGGAACAACAAACTACATGTTTCTGACGCCCAGAAATGGCGCGAACGGAACATTGCGTTACGCGATTCTGGCTGGTTCCGGAGAACAGGTAATCAACAGCAGTTCAGTGATCGCCACCGGCGTATGGACGCACATCGCGGTGACGCAATCCGGTACCGTCGGGATCTTGTATGTAAATGGTGTTGAGGTAGGACGGAACGCCAACCTGACCCTTAAACCTTCCAGCTTAGGAAATACGTCCCAAAACTGGATTGGTAAATCACAGTTCGCCGACCCACTTTTAGCAGGAAAAATAGATGAATTTCAGATTTACAACCGGGCTTTGAGCGCTTCGGAAGTATCCAGTCTGGTGGTTCTATCTACGCGTCCGGCAGCTCCCGCACCGTTGTCGGTTACGGCAGGAAATAACCAGGTCACATTGAATTGGACTGCTTCAACAGGCGCGACCAGTTACAATGTAAAGCGGTCTACTTCGCTGGCCGGCCCATACGCCGTCATTGCCAGCGTAACCACTACCAGCTATATTGATGCTGGGGCGGACAACTGTGTTACCTACTTTTACACTGTATCGGCGGCTAACAATATAGGCGAGGGCGCAAATACTGCTCCCGCAAGCCTTTCATTTGGAAGTAAATTAAGTGGTACCCTTATTGGAACATCAGGCTCATTTGGCAATGTTGCTGCCACTACAAAAGCCGCAGCGATAGACGGTGACCCGGCTACCTTCTTCGACGCTCCACAGGCCAGCGCCTGGGTTGGCTATGATCTCGGGTCCAATGCTCCCCGTGCAATTACACGGGTACGTTACGCGCCACGAAGCGCCTATGCTGTCAGAATGGTAGGTGGTATTTTTCAGGGAGCCAATGCGGCCGATTTTAGCGATGCAGTAGCTTTATTCACGATCAGCACTGCACCCGTGACAGGTGTATTGACGGATCAGATGGTTTCCAATTCTACACCATTCCGTTACGTGCGTTATCTGGCACCCGCCACAGGCTACGGTAATGTCGCAGAGATTGAATTCTGGGGATTGGATGCACAGGTTCCTCAGATCATCAGCGCTACTGCCAGCCAGCAAATCGAATTCGGCACAGCGTTTAATTACACGATTGAAGCCACAAACCGGCCGGATCAATTCAGCGCAACCGGTCTGCCGGACGGTCTGAATGTGAATGCATGCACAGGAATTATCACCGGTACAGCAACAGTCGGCGGGACATTCTCTATTGCCCTTAGCGCCGGTAATGCCTGGGGTGCCGCCAAGGATACTTTGGTGCTGGTTATCAAACAAAATCAAACGATTACGTTTAATGCCTTGACCCAAAAAGTACTTGGCGATGCGGGTTTTGCACTTACAGCCACAGCATCTTCTGCATTGCCCGTAAGTTACACCAGTTCAGATACAACGGTTGCCACCATTGTGAACGCACAGATTTACATAAGGGCAGCAGGCACCTCTACCATTACTGCTTCGCAAGCTGGAAATGGCACATATTCTGCGGCCGGTCCGGTTACGCAGCTTCTGACGGTGCTTCCTTTCAACCTGAAAGTGCAATATCAGAATGCGGACGTCAGCCAGCCTGCCAACAATGTGGTCAAACCCTATATGAAGATCGTTAATGAAGGGCCGGTTGCGGTCGCTTACAACGAGCTGACCGCCCGGTATTGGTTCACTGCTGAGAATTACGCCGTTATCAACACCTGGATTGACTACGCGCAATTGGGCAACAGCAAAGTGAAGATGAAATACGTACCGCTGGATCTGCCGCGTAATGGTGCCTATGGTTATATTGAATACAGTTTTGATGCATCAGCGGGTAACCTTGCGGTGAATGGGAATTCCGGACCGGTCCAGTCAAGGTTTGCTAACGCCGACTGGTCCATACTGAATGAACCGGATGACTATTCATACAATGCAATAGCGACTTATCAGTTGAATGATCACATTACGCTTTATCGCAATGGAATGCTGGTATATGGTACAGAACCAGCCGCGGCTGCACCGGTAGTGGCGCTTAAAGTATTCTCGGCAAATAAAAGCACAGGTGTGAGTGCGAATTCAATCTCTACGTATTTAAAAATAAATAATGAGGGTAATGTGCCTGTGAATTACGCGGATGTAAAAGTTCGTTACTGGTTTACCAAAGAGGGGACTGCCAGCCTCAATTACTTCATAGATTATGCCAAGCTGGGAAATTCGAATGTAAGTGGACAGTTTGTTACGCTTAACCCCATGTTAAATGGGGCAGATACCTATCTTGAATTGGGGATAAATCCGGTGGTCGGAACCTTGTACCCAGCAGGCAGCACTGGCAATATCCAGTACCGCATTGCAAAAACCGACTGGTCTGCTTTTGATCACGCCAATGACTATTCCTACAAAACCGAGGGAGACTTTGTTGAGAACAATCATATTGGAGTCTATTATCAGGGGGTACTCATTTATGGAACGGAGCCTGCTGCTGCCAACGGACGGTTGTCGGCGGAGATCGTCGCTCCGGAATCTACGGCTTTTCAGGTGACAAGTCTTGGGAATCCGGTTACCGATGGTCAGGCAGTTGTGGAGATCCAGGGAGCCAAAGGACAGTCGCTACAAATGACAATGATCGATATGGATGGCCGTGAGTTGATGAAACAGGATTTGGAAATAAAATCAAACCTGGAACGTCACAGCTTTAAATTATATCGCCAGGCATCCGGAACGTACCTGCTTAGGATAGCGGGTAAGGAAAAGGCGGTTACGATAAAATTGATCAAGCAGTGA
- the urtA gene encoding urea ABC transporter substrate-binding protein: protein MKTFRIHQLALALLAVMGIVSGCGSSASGDKKEEGAETVKVGILHSLSGTMAISEVSLKDVVQMAIEEINAKGGVLGKQIEPVIVDPASDWDLFAEKSKELLLDKKVSAVFGCWTSVSRKSVLPVFEENNGLLFYPVQYEGEECSTSVIYTGATPNQQLIPAAEYMMSEEGGGYKKFYLLGTDYVFPRTANKILKAFLLSKGVPKESIIEEYTPFHHQDYQTIVSKVKQFAAGGKACVLSTINGDSNVPFYKEFANQGLSAATCPIMAFSVAEDELRATDTEFLVGHLAAWNYFQSMESAENKKFVDDFRAFCKKNNLPGGDKRVTDDPICWAYTGVYLWAKAAEKAGSFEVSKVRPALYGMEFNSPDGLVKMDTKNHHLAKPVMIGEIKPDGQFDIIWKSTGLVGPEPWSKLTSPDKDCDHVGHGGTYTVARK from the coding sequence ATGAAAACATTTAGAATCCACCAATTGGCTCTGGCGCTGCTAGCCGTCATGGGTATCGTTTCAGGTTGTGGAAGTTCGGCTTCGGGAGATAAAAAAGAAGAAGGCGCGGAAACCGTCAAAGTTGGGATATTGCATTCGCTGAGCGGCACAATGGCCATTTCGGAAGTCTCGCTCAAAGATGTAGTGCAGATGGCGATCGAGGAAATCAACGCAAAAGGTGGCGTATTGGGCAAGCAAATCGAGCCGGTGATTGTAGATCCTGCGTCTGACTGGGATTTGTTTGCGGAAAAATCAAAGGAATTATTGCTGGACAAAAAGGTATCCGCAGTGTTTGGCTGCTGGACGTCGGTTTCCAGAAAATCAGTACTGCCGGTTTTTGAAGAGAACAATGGCCTGCTTTTCTATCCGGTGCAATATGAAGGAGAAGAATGTTCGACCAGCGTTATTTATACCGGCGCCACCCCCAATCAGCAATTGATCCCGGCGGCGGAGTACATGATGAGCGAAGAAGGCGGTGGCTACAAGAAATTTTACTTGCTGGGTACGGACTATGTTTTTCCGCGCACCGCCAACAAGATCCTGAAAGCCTTTTTGTTGTCCAAAGGAGTTCCGAAAGAAAGCATTATTGAAGAATATACCCCATTTCATCATCAGGATTACCAGACGATTGTGTCCAAGGTAAAGCAATTTGCGGCAGGTGGCAAGGCCTGCGTGCTTTCGACGATCAATGGCGATTCGAATGTTCCTTTTTATAAAGAATTTGCAAATCAGGGGTTGTCCGCGGCAACCTGCCCGATTATGGCCTTTTCCGTAGCTGAGGATGAACTGCGTGCTACCGATACCGAATTTCTGGTGGGTCATTTGGCAGCCTGGAATTACTTTCAGTCCATGGAATCTGCGGAAAACAAAAAGTTCGTAGACGATTTCAGGGCTTTTTGCAAGAAAAATAATCTGCCGGGCGGCGACAAGCGCGTAACGGATGATCCGATCTGCTGGGCTTACACAGGTGTGTATCTCTGGGCAAAGGCAGCTGAAAAAGCTGGCTCGTTTGAAGTCTCCAAAGTTCGCCCTGCATTGTATGGAATGGAATTCAACTCGCCAGATGGTTTGGTGAAAATGGATACCAAAAACCATCATTTGGCCAAACCGGTAATGATCGGCGAAATTAAGCCCGATGGCCAGTTCGATATAATCTGGAAATCGACGGGCCTCGTTGGTCCCGAACCGTGGTCGAAGCTTACGTCCCCTGACAAGGACTGCGATCACGTAGGTCACGGTGGAACGTATACAGTTGCCCGTAAGTAA
- a CDS encoding TfoX/Sxy family protein, with protein sequence MAYDINLANRVRERLSELPNIEEKAMMGGLTFMYNDKMCVGIIKAELMCRIDPAFHEAAVEKPGCRTMDFTNRPMIGYVLIEQGALKTRAEFDYWIDLSLQFNSEAKSSKKKK encoded by the coding sequence ATGGCTTACGACATCAATTTAGCAAACCGTGTTCGCGAGCGGCTTTCGGAGCTACCCAACATCGAAGAAAAAGCCATGATGGGTGGTTTGACATTCATGTACAACGACAAAATGTGCGTAGGGATCATCAAAGCTGAATTGATGTGCCGCATCGACCCGGCCTTTCACGAAGCAGCCGTCGAAAAACCAGGATGCCGCACCATGGATTTCACAAACCGACCCATGATAGGATATGTACTCATTGAACAGGGTGCCCTGAAAACCAGAGCCGAATTTGATTACTGGATCGATCTAAGCTTGCAATTTAATAGTGAGGCAAAGTCTTCGAAAAAGAAGAAGTGA
- a CDS encoding alpha/beta fold hydrolase, translated as MPFRKTDQEISEYFQGSPVKPSFHSIKVDSNRIIHYAAIGADSLPLVVFVHGSPGSWTAFIDFFKDSTLYNHAHLISVDRLGFGKSGLGQVESSMHKQAQAIVAIIKATGAGPKAILVGHSLGGPVIARVAMDSPGQVRGLIMVAGSIDPDLEKKEWFRPIIGAFPIRYLIPVDLDVSNREIRPLKDELTQMLPLWKSIRIPVTVIQGEVDDLVPPGNAAFAKQMLVNAPVSVRMIPEMNHFIPWRRPDLIRSAILGQLRQPDATGLR; from the coding sequence ATGCCATTCAGGAAGACCGATCAGGAGATCAGTGAATATTTTCAGGGATCGCCAGTCAAGCCCTCGTTCCATTCAATTAAGGTGGATAGCAACCGGATCATCCATTACGCCGCAATCGGGGCAGATTCCTTGCCTCTGGTTGTTTTTGTCCATGGCTCTCCCGGCTCATGGACGGCTTTTATCGACTTTTTCAAAGACTCCACACTCTACAACCATGCCCATTTGATATCCGTTGATCGGCTGGGCTTCGGCAAATCGGGGCTGGGGCAAGTAGAAAGTTCCATGCACAAGCAGGCGCAGGCTATCGTGGCCATCATTAAAGCTACCGGAGCAGGTCCAAAAGCCATTTTGGTTGGACATTCGCTCGGTGGCCCGGTCATTGCCAGGGTAGCCATGGATTCTCCCGGCCAGGTTCGGGGCCTGATTATGGTTGCGGGTTCCATCGACCCGGACCTTGAAAAAAAGGAATGGTTTCGTCCCATTATCGGCGCATTTCCAATCCGGTACCTTATTCCTGTGGACCTAGATGTGAGCAACCGTGAAATTCGCCCGCTCAAAGATGAATTGACTCAGATGCTGCCACTTTGGAAAAGCATTCGCATTCCTGTTACCGTGATCCAGGGCGAAGTTGACGACCTTGTACCGCCAGGCAATGCGGCATTTGCAAAGCAAATGCTGGTCAATGCGCCAGTCAGTGTCCGGATGATTCCTGAAATGAATCATTTTATCCCGTGGCGGCGGCCGGACTTGATCCGGAGCGCAATTCTCGGGCAATTGCGGCAACCTGACGCAACGGGTCTCAGGTAG
- the urtB gene encoding urea ABC transporter permease subunit UrtB — protein sequence MKYIGKMLLGLCLCLLVLKNASGQSDSLGIYVGNVINPPNDSARAEALQRLVAMRDPKTFPFLGAINGKKIYLFRGKSVTTGEAEEIDGKELFPLYFLYPEYKPVNDKAGKQMKTSTASLEKANISRSDRLLLNPVLPYLNLANPDPKKRSIAYGQLLNASDSTRITILAGALNLEQDQDALTAGKEVLYQMKLNIAASEQEAKAYMDSLDNNWGENVTVILKEYAATGKVAGARAYAAEKVAGFEVLQGRITKAQNLFSGISLGSILILIALGLAIVYGLAGIINMAHGEFMMIGAYSTFCVQSLFMEVLGIRSDLFYFVSLPVSFLIAGVFGLILERLVIRHLYSRPLESLLATWGVSLILVQLARSIFGDLTAVKAPSFLAGGWQVMPHLILPYNRLFIIGLTILVVSLTYLMLYRSRLGIRIRAVTQNRSMSSCLGVETRKVDAITFFLGSGLAGMAGCAMTLVGNVVPDMGQTYIVDSFLVVVTGGVGKIAGAIVSGLGIGFLTKVLESFYEAVYGKVLILALIIIFLQFKPRGLFPDKGRIAED from the coding sequence ATGAAGTACATTGGAAAAATGTTACTGGGGCTTTGCCTGTGCCTTTTGGTCCTGAAAAATGCCTCCGGGCAGTCAGACAGTCTGGGTATTTACGTAGGTAATGTCATCAACCCGCCCAATGATTCGGCCAGGGCTGAGGCACTGCAAAGATTGGTCGCGATGCGTGATCCTAAGACTTTCCCTTTCCTGGGGGCAATCAATGGTAAAAAAATATACCTGTTCCGGGGCAAGTCCGTCACGACGGGAGAGGCAGAGGAAATCGATGGAAAAGAGCTTTTTCCATTGTACTTCCTCTATCCCGAGTACAAGCCGGTGAATGATAAGGCTGGCAAGCAGATGAAAACCAGTACGGCATCATTGGAAAAAGCCAACATCAGCCGCTCCGATAGGTTGTTATTAAATCCGGTTTTACCCTATCTCAACCTGGCCAATCCGGACCCGAAAAAACGCAGCATTGCCTACGGACAGCTATTGAATGCATCTGACTCCACCCGCATAACGATCCTTGCCGGGGCTTTGAACCTGGAACAGGACCAAGACGCGCTCACAGCCGGGAAGGAAGTACTCTATCAGATGAAACTGAACATTGCGGCTTCGGAGCAGGAGGCAAAGGCTTATATGGACAGCCTGGACAATAACTGGGGTGAAAACGTGACCGTGATCCTGAAAGAATATGCGGCTACCGGAAAGGTTGCAGGCGCGCGAGCTTATGCGGCTGAAAAAGTAGCCGGGTTTGAAGTTCTGCAAGGCAGGATAACCAAAGCGCAAAACCTGTTCAGTGGCATAAGCCTGGGCAGCATTCTCATTTTGATTGCCCTGGGACTTGCCATCGTGTACGGCCTGGCCGGTATTATCAATATGGCACATGGCGAGTTCATGATGATCGGGGCTTACTCGACATTCTGCGTCCAATCGCTTTTCATGGAGGTGCTGGGCATCCGTTCCGACTTATTCTATTTTGTGTCGCTGCCTGTGTCCTTTTTAATCGCAGGTGTTTTCGGGCTGATCCTGGAACGTTTGGTTATCAGGCATTTGTATTCCAGGCCGTTGGAGAGCCTTTTGGCTACCTGGGGCGTCAGTCTGATCCTGGTACAACTGGCCAGAAGCATTTTTGGCGACCTTACTGCGGTTAAAGCGCCGTCATTTTTGGCGGGAGGCTGGCAGGTGATGCCGCATTTAATTCTTCCATACAACAGGCTTTTCATCATCGGGCTGACGATTTTGGTGGTATCACTCACTTATCTGATGTTGTACCGCAGCCGGTTGGGGATACGCATCCGGGCTGTTACGCAGAACCGCAGCATGAGCTCCTGTCTGGGCGTGGAAACCAGGAAAGTGGATGCGATCACCTTCTTTCTCGGCTCGGGATTGGCTGGTATGGCCGGTTGCGCGATGACGCTGGTAGGCAATGTTGTTCCGGATATGGGACAAACTTACATTGTCGATTCCTTCCTGGTAGTTGTAACAGGCGGTGTCGGCAAAATCGCCGGGGCTATTGTTTCAGGGCTAGGCATCGGATTCCTTACCAAAGTGCTTGAATCATTCTACGAAGCGGTATACGGAAAAGTACTCATACTTGCTTTGATCATTATTTTCCTGCAATTCAAGCCACGAGGGCTGTTTCCTGACAAAGGCAGGATTGCAGAGGACTAA